From Rutidosis leptorrhynchoides isolate AG116_Rl617_1_P2 chromosome 3, CSIRO_AGI_Rlap_v1, whole genome shotgun sequence, a single genomic window includes:
- the LOC139900916 gene encoding protein S40-1-like, translating to MEEFQESEVVFQEKPTGNSKETRYPKSDNKMQKTDKKKPKKTTTNKLVPMSIREQFSGSSWINQYLQSHSFDHDDRQEDELIVPPHVILERRMARKVAFSLCSGNGRTLKGRDLRQVRDSILKMTGFLES from the coding sequence ATGGAGGAGTTTCAAGAATCGGAGGTTGTCTTTCAAGAAAAACCCACCGGAAACTCAAAAGAAACCCGTTATCCAAAATCAGATAATAAAATGCAAAAAACCGATAAGAAAAAACCAAAAAAAACAACTACTAATAAATTAGTTCCAATGAGCATACGTGAACAATTTTCAGGTAGTTCATGGATCAATCAATATTTACAATCGCATTCATTTGATCATGACGATCGACAAGAAGACGAATTAATCGTGCCACCACACGTGATCTTGGAAAGACGTATGGCACGAAAAGTGGCTTTTTCGCTTTGTTCAGGTAATGGAAGGACATTAAAAGGAAGGGATTTGAGGCAAGTAAGGGATTCGATTCTTAAAATGACCGGTTTTTTAGAATCGTGA